A window from Staphylococcus succinus encodes these proteins:
- a CDS encoding Mrp/NBP35 family ATP-binding protein — translation MLTIEEVKALIGEVKDPIIDVPLKETDGIVDVTIKEEIEHVSVKVAMAQLGGQPQLNLQMAIVEVLKENGANTVGIRFEELPAEKVEAYRGSSDDQPQTIEGLLSKDNPVEFIAIASGKGGVGKSTVAVNLAVSLAREGKKVGLVDADIYGFSVPDMMGIDEKPGVQGKEIIPVERYGVKVISMAFFVEENAPVIWRGPMLGKMLTNFFTEVKWGELDYLILDLPPGTGDVALDVHTMLPSSKEIIVTTPHPTAAFVAARAGAMAKHTEHSILGVIENMSYFQSKETGNKEYVFGTGGGEKLAEELQTDVLGHLPLEQPSWNPKDFAPSIYQADDRLGEIYQSMAQKIIDKTTK, via the coding sequence GTGTTAACGATAGAGGAAGTTAAAGCACTTATTGGTGAAGTAAAAGATCCAATAATAGATGTACCATTGAAGGAAACAGATGGAATAGTAGATGTTACTATTAAAGAAGAAATTGAGCACGTAAGTGTTAAAGTCGCTATGGCTCAATTAGGTGGACAGCCACAATTAAATTTACAAATGGCTATCGTAGAGGTATTAAAAGAAAATGGTGCAAACACTGTAGGAATTAGATTTGAAGAATTGCCAGCTGAAAAGGTTGAAGCTTATAGGGGCTCAAGCGATGATCAACCGCAAACTATCGAAGGTTTATTGTCCAAAGATAATCCTGTTGAATTTATAGCGATTGCGTCTGGTAAAGGTGGCGTCGGTAAATCAACTGTCGCAGTTAACTTAGCAGTATCATTAGCTAGAGAAGGTAAAAAAGTTGGTTTAGTAGATGCAGATATTTATGGCTTTAGTGTTCCAGATATGATGGGTATTGATGAAAAGCCAGGTGTTCAAGGCAAAGAAATCATACCTGTAGAACGCTATGGTGTAAAAGTGATTTCAATGGCATTCTTTGTTGAAGAGAATGCGCCAGTAATATGGAGAGGGCCAATGTTGGGTAAAATGCTCACTAACTTTTTCACTGAAGTAAAATGGGGAGAATTAGATTATTTGATTTTAGATTTACCTCCAGGCACGGGGGATGTTGCGCTAGATGTACATACAATGTTGCCTTCAAGTAAAGAGATTATTGTAACAACACCACATCCTACAGCAGCATTTGTAGCAGCAAGAGCTGGTGCAATGGCTAAACATACAGAACATTCTATTTTAGGTGTGATTGAAAATATGTCTTATTTCCAAAGTAAAGAAACAGGGAATAAGGAATACGTTTTTGGAACAGGTGGCGGAGAAAAATTAGCAGAAGAACTACAAACAGACGTGTTAGGTCATCTACCATTAGAGCAACCATCATGGAATCCTAAAGATTTTGCACCTTCAATTTATCAAGCTGACGATAGACTTGGTGAAATATATCAATCTATGGCACAAAAGATCATAGATAAGACTACAAAATAG